GCAAGATAAGGACTGAGTTGCACATGAATATTTACCAACATTTTCGCAAAGAGGAGCACAATTTTATAGATCAGGTGATAGATTGGAAGAATACAGTTCAAAATACGTATAGCTATAAACTTACAGACTTTTTAGACCCTAGAGAACAAGAAATTACGAAATCTATTGTAGGCGAGAATCAAGATGTTCACGTGCAATTATTTGGTGGTGCTGAGTGGACCGAAAGAAAGAGAGCGCTTATCTATCCTGATTATTATGTTCCTAGTAATGATGACTTCAAGCTTGCTATTTTTGAACTTGGATACCCTGAAAAATTTGTAACGATTGAACATCCACAAATGTTAGGTTCGCTAATGGGGCTAGGGATGAGAAGAGCTAAATTTGGTGATGTAATGATACAGGATCGTGTAGTTCAATTCATCGTCGCAGAAGAGGTCGAAAACTATATACAGTTGAATCTCCAATCAGTTGGTAAGAGTAAAGTCTCAGTTAAAAGAATTAATTTTTCAAGCATAGTAAACCGTAAGGAATTGTGGAGAGAAAATGTAGTCACTGCATCCTCACTTCGGCTAGATATTATGATCGCAACAATATTCTCAATTTCTAGACAAAAAGCTCAACAGCTTATTAAAAATGGTCTTGTTCGCATGAATTGGAAAATGATCGAGCAAACTTCATTTGAATGTAAAGAAGGGGATATCATCTCTGTACGTGGAGTTGGTAGAGGGAAGCTTTTGTCAATTGGAGGTAAGACAAAAAAAGAAAAATGGCGAATTGTTGTGGGAATACAAAAATAAATTGCGATAAGAGCAGGAATTATTAATAATATGTCGAATAACTTAAAAAAACATTTACGTAGTGTATAACAAGAGTTTTTCGTCATAAAACATACATACGATTTTGTGGAGGTGGCACATGTGCCTTTAACACCATTAGATATTCATAATAAGGAATTTAGTAAAGGATTCCGAGGTTATGATGAAGATGAAGTAAATGAATTTTTAGATCAGGTTATTAAAGATTATGAAATTGTAATTAGACAAAAAAAAGAGTTAGAAGACAAGGTTACAGATTTAACTGAGAGAATAAACCATTTTACAAGTATTGAAGAAACACTTAATAAATCAATCATTATTGCTCAAGAGACAGCAGAGGAAGTTAAAAGAAATGCTGAAAAGGAAGCAAAGTTAATTATTAAGGAAGCTGAAAAGAATGCTGACAGAATAATTAATGAATCACTTTCTAAATCTCGTAAGATTACCTTGGAAATAGAGGAATTGAAGAAGCAATCAAAAGTATTTAGAAATCGTTTTAAAATGCTCATAGAAGCTCAACTTGATATGCTTCAACATAACGATTGGGATAGCTTAATGGAGTATGAAGAAGATCCACAATCGGTTGTGAAATAGGAAAACTGGACTTGACTAACTGAAGCACGATAGCATATAATTTCTAAATATGTGTCATAACTTTAAATGTAGACGATGATAGGGACAGTAATTCTTTAACGAGTTTATTATAAAAAGCGAATCGAGGACGGTGGAAGCTCGATATAAACAAAAGGAATGAACATCACCCTTGAGTTCCTAGCTGAAATTATAAAGTAAGCAATGGCGTTTATTCACGTTACGAATAGAAAGCGGACTAATTGTTTTTTGTATTATAACAAGTAACAGTCTACAAGGGTGGTACCGCGGGAGACCTTCTCGTCCCTATTTAGGGATGAGAAGGTCTTTTTTTAGGCTCTGATCCGTTACTTGGTGTTATTATAAGGCTTTTTTCGTTAGCTTTGTTGCCTATTGTTACTTAAATTTGATTAACTAATGTGGATGATATGATTTTTATAGTCTGAAGAGAAGAAAAGGTATCATTTACGTTAGTTATATTCACTATAGCTCTTATTACAAAAAGCAACAATAAATGTGGAAACAGCTTCTTAATAAAAAAGCCATCTATGTAATGTATTGTGCATACTAAAGAACACAAGGTGTCACAACGAATGCTAGTTGTATGCTTTTATAGCGAAAAACAGTTACATATGGAAAACAGCTTTTTGATAATTATTTTATGTTAGTTTTGGAGGAATGGAAAATGGAGTATAAAGATACATTACTTATGCCGAAAACAAGCTTTCCAATGCGTGGAAATCTTCCGAATCGAGAGCCACAAATTCAACAGCAATGGGACGAGCAACATATATATGAAATGGTTCAAGAACGGACAAAAGATAGACCATTATATGTTCTACATGACGGCCCTCCATATGCAAATGGTGATATTCATATGGGGCATGCTTTAAACAAAATATTAAAAGATTTTATCGTACGCTACAAATCAATGAGCGGTTATAATGCGCCATATGTACCAGGTTGGGATACACATGGTTTACCTATAGAAACCGCACTAACAAAAAATAAAAAAATAAAACGTAAGGAAATGAGTATTGCTGAATTTCGTAAGCTTTGTGAAGAATATGCGTATAAACAAATCAATAATCAACGCGAGCAATTTAAACGCTTAGGTGTTCGTGGGGATTGGGAAAATCCGTATATTACATTAGAGCCTGCTTATGAAGCACAACAAATTAAAGTATTTGGCGAAATGGCTAAAAAGGGCCTAATTTATAAAGGCTTAAAACCTGTCAATTGGTCACCATCAAGTGAATCAGCTCTTGCAGAAGCTGAGATTGAATATAAAGATAAAAGATCACCTTCTATTTATGTAGCATTTGAAGTGAAAGATGGGAAAGGGGTACTCCAAGGTGATGAAAAAATAATTATTTGGACCACGACACCTTGGACTCTTCCTGCAAATCTTGGCATAACTGTTCATCCTGATCTTGATTATAGTATTGTTCAAGCAGATGGACAAAAATTTGTTATTGCAACTGATTTACTAGAAGTTGTACAAAATGAAATTGGCTGGGAGAATACGACAACAGTAAAATCCATAAAAGGACATCTTTTAGAGAATGTCGTTGCTGCACATCCGTTTTATGAGCGTGATAGTCTTGTCATGTTAGGAGATCATGTAACGACAGATGCAGGTATTGGATGTGTCCATACTGCACCTGGTCATGGGGAAGATGACTTTATCGTAGGAAAAAAATACGGTTTAGATGTGCTTTGCCCTGTAAATGAAATGGGTTATATGACTACTGAGGCACCAGGCTTTGAAGGGTTGTTCTATGATCAAGCGAATAAGCCAATTACTGAGAAATTAGAGGAAGTTGGAGCTCTACTCAAACTTAATTTTATCACGCATTCGTATCCACATGACTGGAGAACTAAAAAGCCTACAATATTTAGAGCGACAGCGCAATGGTTTGCTTCAATAGATAAAATACGAGAAGATTTACTTAACTCAGTAAAAGAAACAAAATGGGTACCGGAATGGGGCGAAACCCGCTTGCATAACATGGTGAGAGATCGTGGGGATTGGTGTATTTCTAGACAACGTGCCTGGGGTGTACCTATTCCTGTGTTCTATGGGGAGAACGGAGAGCCTATTATTACAGATGAAACGATTAATCATGTATCTGACCTATTTAGAGAGCACGGCTCAAATATTTGGTTTGAACAAGATGCAAAAGGCTTGCTCCCAGAAGGCTTTTCACATCCTTCTAGTCCAAATGGAAAGTTTTCAAAGGAACAAGACATTATGGATGTATGGTTTGATTCAGGATCTTCTCATCAAGCCGTTCTTCTCGAAAGAGACGACCTACAACGTCCAGCAGATTTGTATTTAGAAGGGTCTGACCAATATCGCGGTTGGTTTAATTCTTCCTTATCTACATCTGTTGCGGTTACTGGACATGCTCCATATAAAGGTGTATTGAGCCACGGCTTTGTGCTTGATGGAGAAGGTAGAAAAATGAGTAAGTCTATCGGGAATGTTGTCGTTCCAGAGAAAGTAATGAAACAATTAGGTGGCGATATTTTACGCTTATGGGTAGCTTCAGTTGATTATCAATCAGACGTTCGCATCTCAGATGCTATATTAAAGCAAGTAGCTGAAGTATATCGCAAAATTCGTAATACATTCCGCTTCTTATTAGGGAATTTATTCGATTTTGAACCAACTAAAGACACAGTGGCATATGAAGATTTAAGAGAAGTTGATCGATATATGCTCATTAAACTCAATAAAATCATTAACAAAGTAAAGAAATCTTATGAAACATATGAATTTGCGAGTATTTTCCACGATGTTCATAATTTTTGTACGATTGATTTAAGTTCATTCTATTTAGATTTTGCTAAGGATATTTTATACATTGATGCACCAAATGATATGAACCGTCGTGCAATTCAAACAGTCATGTATGAGTCTTTATTAGCACTTACGAAGCTTGTAGCACCTATACTACCTCATACAGCAGACGAGGTATGGTCGCATATTAATACAGTATCAGAGCAAAGTGTGCAGTTAGTCGACATGCCTGAAGCAATGGAATTACAAAATGCTACACAAATTGAAGAGAAATGGGATGCATTTATGTCTCTTCGTGACGATGTGTTAAAGGCATTAGAAGTGGCTCGGAATGAAAAAGTGATAGGTAAATCATTAAATGCTCATATTGCATTATATACTACTGATGATACTAAACATCTCTTAAATGCCATTGAAGAAGATGTGAAGCAACTATTTATCGTTTCAGGATTTAACATTGCAGGAATGCTAGAAGATGCACCTGCGAATGCACAAAAATTTGATCAGACTGCAATTGTTGTATCACCAGCTGAAGGAGAGACGTGTGAACGCTGTTGGGTTGTTTCACAAACAGTAGGTGAGGATAAAGATCATCCAACGATATGCTCGAGGTGCGCAACAGTAGTTAAGGAACATTATACTGAATAAATGAACAACCTTAGCAGTGTTTTATCTGCTAAGGTTTTCTTTGTTGTCCGTTAATGTAATGGAAAAATGTAGTTTACAGGATATGTTGTAAATAAGCATATACTATTGTCATCAATAACAACTGCTTCGTATCTTAGGAGGTTTATGTATGTATGAACAAACAGCAGAGATAAAAGCAGAATTAGAGCTTGCAAAGTTGGAACTAGAAACAAGGTTAGGGCAAGTAGATAAAGATGACGAATGTACATTAAATGATGAGAAACATATGGAGATTATTCATTATGTCAAAGAAGACCTAGATGATGTAAATAGAGCATTAGCGAAAATTGATTTAGGCCTTTATGGCTTATGCGAATCAACAGGTAAAAGAATCCCCCTAGACAAACTGCGAATCTTCCCGACTGTTAGAACAATTGATGAAGTAAATTATCCAAACAATTATATACATTAAAATATTACCGTATTATTTTAACAATAGCATTATTGGTGAATATATTATTATGAATTCGTTGTTTCTTTTCAAGACAATATGCTAAAATGCAGAAGTACATTATATTTCATGGAGGTACTTCTGTGTATTATTATATCTTAGCATTAATCGTTATTTTAATGGATCAAGTAACAAAGTGGATGATTGTTACAAAAATGGAGTATGGTGATCATCTACCAGTTATAGAAAATTTTTTATACATAACTTCACATCGTAATAGAGGAGCGGCTTGGGGTATATTGGAAGGACAGCTTTGGTTCTTTTATATTGTCACAACGATTGTCATCATTGGTATTATTTATTATATGAAAAAACTCCCTCAAACACAGGTGTTGATACGTGTTGCACTAGCATTAATGCTTGGAGGAGCCGTCGGTAATTTTATTGACCGTCTGTTTAGAAAAGAAGTTGTTGATTTTATTAATTTTACGAATATTTTTAGTTATGATTACCCAATCTTTAATATTGCAGATGCTGCATTAGTTGTTGGAGTCATACTGGTAATTATCCATACACTACTAGATGGACGAGAGAAGGAGAAAAATTAATGGATGTTATTGAGTTAATTGTAACAAATGAACAGCGTAACGAAAGGCTTGACAAAGTAATTTCAGAGCATGAAAATGAATGGTCTCGTTCTCAAGTACAGCAATGGATTAAAGCTGGAAATATTACGGTTAATGACAAGAATGTTAAACCTAATTATAAATGTAATATAGAGGACGCTGTGAAAATAATTGTACCAGCAGCTGAAGAACTAGATGTGATTCCACAGGATATGGAATTAGATATTTACTATGAGGATGCAGATGTAATCGTAGTTAATAAGGATAGTGGAATGGTTGTTCACCCTGCACCAGGACATATGGAAGGTACATTAGTAAATGGACTTTTAGCACATTGTACAGATTTGTCTGGTATTAACGGGGTGCTAAGGCCAGGAATTGTTCATAGAATTGATAAAGATACATCAGGGCTTTTAATGGTAGCCAAAAATGATGTAGCCCATGAATCATTAGTCAATCAGTTAGTAAATAAAACTGTCACACGTAAATACAAGGCGATCGTTCATGGTGTTATTCCTCATGATAAGGGAACGATTGATGCACCAATTGGACGAGATAAACGTGATCGCCAAAGTATGACAGTAACTGACGAGCATTCAAAAGATGCAGTTACGCACTTTAAAGTACTTGAAAGATTTAATAATTACACTCTAATTGAATGCCAACTTGAAACAGGAAGAACACACCAGATTCGTGTTCATATGAAATATATTGGCTACCCTCTAGTTGGAGACCCAAAATATGGTCCAAAGAAAACATTAAAAACAAATGGACAAGTACTTCATGCGGCAATTCTAGGTTTTGATCATCCTAGAACGAATAAATATATGGAATTTGAAGCTCCTTTGCCTTCAGAATTTGTCACAGTATTAAATGAGATTAAAAAATAATATTGACATTACCTAACCGTTAATATATTCTAAATGTAGTTGCATACTAGATCTTTAACCCAGTCCCGTGAGGCTGAGAAGGATACGGAATTATATTTAAGAATAATTGTAGTAGCACTACAATTATGAATCCTCTCGCCACAGGTGTGAGGATTTTTTTATGCTGTTGACCACCATTTATAATCAGAGGTGATAACGATGCAAAAAGCTGTAGTATTGGATAATCAAGCTATTCGCAGAGCACTAACTCGTATTGCACATGAGATTATTGAAAAGAACAAAGGTATCAAGGATTGTGTCCTCGTTGGAATTAAAACTCGGGGTATATATCTTGTTAATAGGTTGGCAGAAAAGATTGAGCAAATCGAAGGAGACAAAATCGCAATAGGTGAACTAGACATCACATTATATAGAGATGATCTAACAAACACGACATCGAATAAAGAACCGCTTGTGAAAGGTTCTCATTTACCGATAGATATTACAAATAAAAAGGTAATATTAGTCGATGATGTGTTGTTTACTGGACGCACAGTTCGTGCAGCAATGGACGCGTTAATCGATGTAGGTAGGCCAGCTCAAATACAATTGGCAGTCTTAGTTGATCGAGGCCATAGAGAGCTACCGATAAGAGCAGATTTTGTAGGTAAAAACATTCCAACTTCTAATGCCGAAAAAATAGTTGTTAAATTAGAAGAAGTTGATCAAGTTGATCAAGTAGGTATTTATGAAATTTAATCCCCTTTTAAAGGTTATCCTGTGAGATAACTAAGAGGGTACAACCTCAAGTATGTGGATACTTGAGTAGTTTGCACACCCTCTTTGTATATAAAACAAAGAGGGTTTTTATATGGATTTTTCTAGTGAGTGTTTTACAGAGGAGGAGACAAAGTTGGAGATGAAGCAAAAGGATGTAACTCTTAATGTACATGAAGTCCCACCCTTAAGTAAATGGATTATATTTAGTATCCAACACTTATTTGCAATGTTTGGAGCTACAATACTAGTTCCCTTTTTAGTCGATTTAAGTCCTGGAGTAGCACTTGTTTCAAGTGGTCTCGGAACTCTAGCCTACT
This region of Bacillus sp. SM2101 genomic DNA includes:
- a CDS encoding RNA-binding protein; amino-acid sequence: MNIYQHFRKEEHNFIDQVIDWKNTVQNTYSYKLTDFLDPREQEITKSIVGENQDVHVQLFGGAEWTERKRALIYPDYYVPSNDDFKLAIFELGYPEKFVTIEHPQMLGSLMGLGMRRAKFGDVMIQDRVVQFIVAEEVENYIQLNLQSVGKSKVSVKRINFSSIVNRKELWRENVVTASSLRLDIMIATIFSISRQKAQQLIKNGLVRMNWKMIEQTSFECKEGDIISVRGVGRGKLLSIGGKTKKEKWRIVVGIQK
- a CDS encoding DivIVA domain-containing protein; the encoded protein is MPLTPLDIHNKEFSKGFRGYDEDEVNEFLDQVIKDYEIVIRQKKELEDKVTDLTERINHFTSIEETLNKSIIIAQETAEEVKRNAEKEAKLIIKEAEKNADRIINESLSKSRKITLEIEELKKQSKVFRNRFKMLIEAQLDMLQHNDWDSLMEYEEDPQSVVK
- the ileS gene encoding isoleucine--tRNA ligase, which codes for MEYKDTLLMPKTSFPMRGNLPNREPQIQQQWDEQHIYEMVQERTKDRPLYVLHDGPPYANGDIHMGHALNKILKDFIVRYKSMSGYNAPYVPGWDTHGLPIETALTKNKKIKRKEMSIAEFRKLCEEYAYKQINNQREQFKRLGVRGDWENPYITLEPAYEAQQIKVFGEMAKKGLIYKGLKPVNWSPSSESALAEAEIEYKDKRSPSIYVAFEVKDGKGVLQGDEKIIIWTTTPWTLPANLGITVHPDLDYSIVQADGQKFVIATDLLEVVQNEIGWENTTTVKSIKGHLLENVVAAHPFYERDSLVMLGDHVTTDAGIGCVHTAPGHGEDDFIVGKKYGLDVLCPVNEMGYMTTEAPGFEGLFYDQANKPITEKLEEVGALLKLNFITHSYPHDWRTKKPTIFRATAQWFASIDKIREDLLNSVKETKWVPEWGETRLHNMVRDRGDWCISRQRAWGVPIPVFYGENGEPIITDETINHVSDLFREHGSNIWFEQDAKGLLPEGFSHPSSPNGKFSKEQDIMDVWFDSGSSHQAVLLERDDLQRPADLYLEGSDQYRGWFNSSLSTSVAVTGHAPYKGVLSHGFVLDGEGRKMSKSIGNVVVPEKVMKQLGGDILRLWVASVDYQSDVRISDAILKQVAEVYRKIRNTFRFLLGNLFDFEPTKDTVAYEDLREVDRYMLIKLNKIINKVKKSYETYEFASIFHDVHNFCTIDLSSFYLDFAKDILYIDAPNDMNRRAIQTVMYESLLALTKLVAPILPHTADEVWSHINTVSEQSVQLVDMPEAMELQNATQIEEKWDAFMSLRDDVLKALEVARNEKVIGKSLNAHIALYTTDDTKHLLNAIEEDVKQLFIVSGFNIAGMLEDAPANAQKFDQTAIVVSPAEGETCERCWVVSQTVGEDKDHPTICSRCATVVKEHYTE
- a CDS encoding molecular chaperone DnaK; protein product: MYEQTAEIKAELELAKLELETRLGQVDKDDECTLNDEKHMEIIHYVKEDLDDVNRALAKIDLGLYGLCESTGKRIPLDKLRIFPTVRTIDEVNYPNNYIH
- the lspA gene encoding signal peptidase II encodes the protein MYYYILALIVILMDQVTKWMIVTKMEYGDHLPVIENFLYITSHRNRGAAWGILEGQLWFFYIVTTIVIIGIIYYMKKLPQTQVLIRVALALMLGGAVGNFIDRLFRKEVVDFINFTNIFSYDYPIFNIADAALVVGVILVIIHTLLDGREKEKN
- a CDS encoding RluA family pseudouridine synthase, which codes for MDVIELIVTNEQRNERLDKVISEHENEWSRSQVQQWIKAGNITVNDKNVKPNYKCNIEDAVKIIVPAAEELDVIPQDMELDIYYEDADVIVVNKDSGMVVHPAPGHMEGTLVNGLLAHCTDLSGINGVLRPGIVHRIDKDTSGLLMVAKNDVAHESLVNQLVNKTVTRKYKAIVHGVIPHDKGTIDAPIGRDKRDRQSMTVTDEHSKDAVTHFKVLERFNNYTLIECQLETGRTHQIRVHMKYIGYPLVGDPKYGPKKTLKTNGQVLHAAILGFDHPRTNKYMEFEAPLPSEFVTVLNEIKK
- the pyrR gene encoding bifunctional pyr operon transcriptional regulator/uracil phosphoribosyltransferase PyrR — encoded protein: MQKAVVLDNQAIRRALTRIAHEIIEKNKGIKDCVLVGIKTRGIYLVNRLAEKIEQIEGDKIAIGELDITLYRDDLTNTTSNKEPLVKGSHLPIDITNKKVILVDDVLFTGRTVRAAMDALIDVGRPAQIQLAVLVDRGHRELPIRADFVGKNIPTSNAEKIVVKLEEVDQVDQVGIYEI